A DNA window from Haliovirga abyssi contains the following coding sequences:
- a CDS encoding replication-associated recombination protein A codes for MNNLFYSIYKNKMPLAFRFRPKKLEDYIGQNEILSENKILFKLIKKKNIVNSIFYGPPGTGKTSLAEVISNEVNGYFENLNATTATVKDIKNIVENAEKKLKIEGKQTILFLDEIHRFNKLQQDSLLPSTEKGTIVLIGATTENPYYTLNNSLLSRCLVFEFNKLKNKDIKQIIRNVEQKITNNNIQKIDDEIIDYISKLSNGDARQAINYLQLIIDLDLELDIKEIKEILGKNRISYDKKEDKYNIISAYIKSIRGSDPDSSIYWLAKMLVGGEDPKYIARRLMILAAEDIGLANPDALVIANAALNAAKEIGMPEIRIILSEATIYLAISTKSNSSYEAINNAIKDVESGINYEVPKHLLNIPDSGYKYPHSFEGNFVNQKYVGNKVFYYKAGNNKNENMIMKKLKKMWEWDNE; via the coding sequence ATGAACAATCTATTTTATTCTATTTATAAAAATAAAATGCCGTTGGCATTTAGATTTAGACCTAAAAAATTAGAGGATTATATTGGACAAAATGAGATATTATCTGAAAATAAAATATTATTTAAATTAATAAAAAAAAAAAACATAGTAAATTCTATTTTTTATGGACCGCCAGGTACAGGAAAAACTTCTCTTGCAGAAGTAATATCCAATGAAGTCAATGGATATTTTGAAAATTTAAATGCTACAACGGCAACAGTAAAAGATATAAAGAATATAGTAGAAAATGCAGAAAAAAAGCTTAAAATAGAAGGAAAACAAACTATTCTTTTTTTAGATGAAATACATAGGTTTAATAAATTACAACAGGATTCTTTGTTACCATCTACAGAAAAAGGAACAATAGTTCTCATTGGAGCAACTACTGAAAATCCATATTATACTTTAAATAATAGTTTGCTTTCAAGATGCCTGGTATTTGAATTTAATAAATTAAAAAATAAAGATATAAAACAAATAATTAGAAATGTTGAACAAAAAATAACTAATAATAATATTCAAAAAATAGATGATGAAATTATAGATTATATATCAAAATTATCAAATGGAGATGCAAGGCAAGCTATAAATTATTTGCAGTTAATTATAGATTTAGATTTAGAATTAGATATAAAAGAGATAAAAGAAATATTAGGAAAAAATCGAATTAGTTATGATAAAAAAGAAGATAAGTATAATATAATATCGGCATATATAAAGAGCATAAGAGGAAGCGACCCTGATTCATCTATATATTGGCTTGCTAAAATGTTGGTTGGAGGAGAAGACCCTAAATATATAGCAAGACGTTTAATGATTTTAGCAGCAGAAGATATAGGGTTAGCTAATCCAGATGCATTAGTAATCGCTAATGCTGCATTAAATGCTGCAAAAGAGATTGGAATGCCAGAGATAAGAATAATTTTATCAGAGGCTACAATATATTTAGCAATATCAACAAAAAGTAATAGTAGTTATGAAGCTATAAACAATGCAATTAAAGATGTTGAAAGTGGAATAAATTATGAAGTTCCAAAACATCTTTTAAATATACCTGATTCTGGATATAAATACCCTCATTCATTTGAAGGGAATTTTGTTAATCAAAAATATGTAGGAAATAAAGTTTTTTATTATAAAGCGGGGAATAATAAAAATGAGAATATGATAATGAAAAAATTAAAAAAAATGTGGGAGTGGGACAATGAATGA
- the secG gene encoding preprotein translocase subunit SecG: MTIFLTAILFILAVLLIVLVLIQPDKSHGLASSFGGGAASSYFGVSNDGGPLARATEIVAALFVIVALVLYVMGNK; this comes from the coding sequence ATGACTATATTTTTAACAGCAATATTGTTTATATTAGCGGTACTTTTAATAGTATTAGTTTTGATTCAACCAGATAAAAGCCATGGGTTAGCAAGTTCATTTGGTGGTGGAGCTGCAAGTTCATATTTTGGAGTTTCAAATGACGGCGGACCGTTAGCTAGAGCAACTGAAATCGTGGCAGCTTTATTTGTAATCGTGGCATTAGTATTATATGTTATGGGGAATAAATAA
- a CDS encoding FliA/WhiG family RNA polymerase sigma factor codes for MIENKSLWIEYKKSGSLEIRERIILQYIPLVKYVVGKMIGKLPKNIEYEDLVEYGIIGLLDAIEKYDITKEINFKTYSITRIRGSIYDELRVQDWVPRSVRKMAKDIEKAYVFLEVKNGEIPKDSEIADYLGITEKELNIVFSKVNMGNISSLDDVIYNSGESPTFLSETVEDKKSDGAQKNIEKKELKAALIERLKEITEKERLVITLYYYEDLTLREIGEILEVSESRVSQIHSKAIIKLRSKLIAKFGEYKGII; via the coding sequence ATGATAGAAAATAAATCTCTTTGGATAGAATATAAAAAGAGTGGAAGTTTAGAAATTCGAGAGAGAATAATTTTACAATATATTCCTTTAGTAAAATATGTCGTGGGGAAAATGATTGGGAAGTTGCCTAAAAACATAGAATATGAGGATTTAGTTGAATATGGAATTATTGGACTTTTGGATGCAATAGAAAAATATGATATAACAAAAGAGATAAATTTTAAAACTTATTCTATAACTAGGATTAGAGGTTCTATTTATGATGAGTTAAGAGTACAAGATTGGGTTCCACGTTCTGTTAGAAAAATGGCAAAAGATATAGAGAAAGCTTATGTATTTCTAGAGGTTAAAAATGGAGAAATACCAAAAGATAGCGAAATAGCAGATTATTTAGGAATTACAGAAAAGGAATTGAATATTGTATTTTCAAAAGTAAATATGGGGAATATATCATCATTAGATGATGTTATATATAATAGTGGGGAATCTCCAACATTTTTATCTGAAACAGTAGAAGATAAGAAAAGTGATGGGGCTCAAAAAAATATTGAAAAAAAAGAATTGAAAGCAGCGCTTATAGAAAGACTCAAAGAAATTACAGAAAAAGAGAGATTGGTAATAACTCTTTATTATTATGAAGATTTAACATTGAGAGAAATAGGTGAAATATTAGAAGTTTCAGAATCGAGAGTATCTCAAATACATTCAAAAGCTATAATAAAATTAAGATCCAAATTAATTGCAAAATTTGGGGAATATAAAGGAATTATATAA
- the gpmI gene encoding 2,3-bisphosphoglycerate-independent phosphoglycerate mutase, with translation MKKPVMLMILDGWGINNNLDEKNAIRESNPENFNNYWNSYPHTTILASGEAVGLPEGQMGNSEVGHLNIGSGRVIYQPLVKISKEIKDGNILKNEALLNAMNSAKENNKTLHLMGLLSDGGVHSHIEHLFGLLDMAKTLGVESVAVHAILDGRDTPPKSSVNYVKKLQEKIKEIGIGEIATISGRYYTMDRDNRWDRIEKAYDAIVNGAGDKTFNPVKSIELAYEDDITDEFIKPTVVSDKAGNPLNPIKNGDSVIFFNFRPDRAREITRAINDKKFDNFTRLNNPKVNFVCMTQYDITIEAPVAYTPESLDNVLGKVISDKGLKQLRTAETEKYAHVTFFFNGGVEEPFKNEDRKLVSSPKVATYDMKPEMSAYEVTDGLLEALDEDKYDMIIVNYANTDMVGHTGVFEAAEKAVKAVDECIAKVIEKVKSKDGIVFITADHGNADLMEDPKTHIPFTAHTINPVPFIVVSDELKNVKLRNDGKLSDIAPTMLGVMGIEKPKEMTGKNLIEK, from the coding sequence ATGAAAAAACCAGTAATGTTAATGATATTGGATGGTTGGGGAATTAATAACAATTTAGATGAAAAAAATGCTATAAGAGAAAGTAATCCTGAAAATTTTAATAACTATTGGAATAGTTACCCTCATACAACTATCTTAGCTTCTGGAGAAGCTGTTGGACTACCAGAAGGGCAAATGGGAAACTCAGAAGTTGGCCATTTAAACATAGGATCGGGAAGAGTTATATATCAACCATTAGTGAAAATTTCAAAAGAAATAAAAGATGGGAATATACTAAAAAATGAAGCTTTGTTAAATGCAATGAATAGTGCAAAAGAAAATAATAAGACTTTACATTTAATGGGACTATTATCTGATGGTGGAGTTCATTCACATATAGAGCATCTATTTGGATTATTAGATATGGCAAAAACATTGGGAGTAGAAAGTGTTGCAGTGCATGCTATTTTGGATGGGAGGGATACACCACCAAAATCATCTGTAAATTATGTAAAAAAATTACAAGAAAAAATAAAAGAGATAGGCATAGGAGAAATAGCAACAATATCTGGAAGATATTATACAATGGATAGAGATAATAGATGGGATAGAATAGAAAAAGCTTATGATGCTATAGTAAATGGTGCAGGAGATAAAACATTTAATCCAGTTAAGTCTATAGAGCTTGCGTATGAAGATGATATTACAGATGAATTTATAAAACCAACAGTAGTATCAGATAAAGCAGGGAATCCTCTAAATCCAATAAAAAATGGTGATAGTGTAATATTTTTTAATTTTAGACCTGATAGAGCTAGAGAAATAACAAGAGCAATTAATGATAAAAAATTTGATAATTTTACAAGATTAAACAATCCAAAGGTTAATTTTGTATGTATGACTCAATATGATATAACAATAGAAGCACCGGTTGCATATACTCCAGAAAGTTTAGATAATGTTTTAGGAAAAGTAATAAGTGATAAAGGGTTAAAACAATTAAGAACTGCTGAAACAGAAAAGTATGCTCATGTAACATTTTTCTTTAATGGTGGAGTTGAAGAACCTTTTAAAAATGAAGATAGAAAATTAGTATCTTCTCCAAAAGTTGCAACATATGATATGAAACCAGAAATGAGTGCGTATGAGGTTACAGATGGTTTACTAGAAGCATTAGATGAAGATAAATATGATATGATTATAGTAAATTATGCAAATACAGATATGGTTGGACATACTGGAGTATTTGAAGCTGCAGAAAAAGCAGTGAAAGCAGTTGACGAATGTATTGCTAAAGTTATTGAAAAAGTAAAAAGTAAAGATGGAATAGTTTTTATAACTGCAGATCATGGGAACGCGGATTTAATGGAAGATCCTAAAACTCATATTCCGTTTACAGCACATACAATTAATCCAGTTCCATTTATAGTTGTATCTGATGAATTAAAAAATGTAAAATTAAGAAATGACGGAAAATTATCAGATATTGCACCAACTATGTTAGGTGTAATGGGAATAGAAAAGCCAAAAGAGATGACAGGAAAGAATTTAATAGAGAAATAG
- a CDS encoding chemotaxis protein CheD translates to MTDTIKVGMADYKVGENPSKIITLGLGSCVGITIYDKGKKIGGMAHIMLPKNTNPEKRSLKFADVAIEEMIEELLKKGSRLSGLEAKIAGGSQMFAFSSSDEKKSIGYRNAVAVKQILKELKINLIAEDTGGKFGRTIELDLSTGELKIKTIGHGEKYI, encoded by the coding sequence ATGACTGATACTATAAAAGTAGGAATGGCTGATTATAAAGTAGGAGAGAATCCTTCTAAAATAATCACGTTAGGATTAGGTTCGTGTGTGGGAATAACCATATATGATAAAGGGAAAAAAATAGGTGGGATGGCACATATTATGTTACCTAAAAATACTAATCCAGAGAAAAGGTCATTAAAATTTGCAGATGTGGCAATAGAAGAGATGATAGAAGAACTATTAAAGAAAGGTTCAAGATTATCAGGATTAGAAGCTAAAATTGCAGGTGGTTCTCAAATGTTTGCATTTAGTAGTTCAGATGAAAAGAAAAGCATAGGATATAGAAATGCAGTAGCAGTTAAACAAATTTTAAAAGAATTAAAAATAAATTTAATTGCAGAAGATACTGGAGGTAAGTTTGGAAGAACAATAGAACTAGATCTTTCAACAGGAGAATTGAAAATAAAAACAATAGGTCATGGTGAAAAATACATTTAA
- the tpiA gene encoding triose-phosphate isomerase gives MRKLIVAGNWKMNKTNTEAVKTVSELKELVKDVKNVEVVVGVPFTALSDVAKELKDSNVKVAAENMHWEEKGAFTGEISPLMLKDINVEYVILGHSERREYFGETNEIVNKKVKSALAHDLKPILCVGEQLEDRESGNTEKVVEDHVVGGLKDLTKEDMLNVVVAYEPVWAIGTGKTATPAQAEEVHKFIRGLIAKLYDEETANEITIQYGGSMKPANAEELISQKNIDGGLVGGASLIPEDFSKIVKSAK, from the coding sequence ATGAGAAAATTAATAGTTGCAGGAAATTGGAAAATGAATAAAACTAACACAGAAGCAGTGAAGACAGTAAGTGAATTAAAAGAATTAGTAAAAGATGTAAAGAATGTAGAAGTTGTAGTTGGAGTTCCATTTACAGCATTATCAGATGTAGCAAAAGAATTGAAAGACTCAAATGTGAAAGTAGCAGCAGAAAATATGCATTGGGAAGAAAAAGGTGCTTTTACAGGAGAGATTTCTCCATTGATGTTAAAAGATATTAATGTTGAATATGTTATATTAGGACATTCAGAAAGAAGAGAATATTTTGGAGAAACAAATGAAATTGTAAATAAAAAAGTAAAATCAGCATTAGCTCATGATTTAAAACCAATATTGTGTGTTGGAGAACAATTAGAAGATAGAGAATCTGGAAATACAGAAAAAGTTGTAGAAGATCATGTGGTTGGGGGATTAAAAGATCTAACTAAAGAAGATATGTTAAATGTAGTTGTAGCTTATGAACCAGTTTGGGCAATAGGTACAGGAAAAACAGCTACTCCAGCACAAGCAGAAGAAGTTCATAAATTTATTAGAGGACTTATTGCAAAATTATATGATGAAGAGACAGCAAATGAAATTACAATTCAATATGGTGGAAGTATGAAACCGGCTAATGCAGAAGAATTAATCTCTCAAAAAAACATAGATGGAGGATTAGTTGGGGGAGCAAGCTTAATACCAGAAGATTTTTCAAAAATAGTTAAAAGTGCAAAATAA
- a CDS encoding chemotaxis protein CheW encodes MKDVLEEKENNIDKIILQIIGFTLNGEEYALEIKNVESIIKVIKMTRVPRAEKYIIGVINLRGIVMPIIDLNKKFNLNSKIEKSDSQRIIILKIDTISLGILVDGVSEVIDLKQKELNSNPTISSAISSEYIKGVCKLEEGDRLLTLLSIEKILDLKS; translated from the coding sequence ATGAAAGATGTGTTAGAGGAGAAAGAAAATAATATTGATAAAATAATATTACAAATAATTGGATTTACATTAAATGGAGAAGAGTACGCTTTAGAGATAAAAAATGTAGAAAGTATAATAAAAGTTATAAAAATGACAAGAGTTCCAAGAGCTGAAAAATATATAATTGGAGTAATAAATTTAAGAGGTATTGTTATGCCAATAATAGATCTAAATAAGAAATTTAATTTAAATTCTAAGATTGAAAAATCTGATAGTCAAAGAATTATTATATTGAAAATTGATACAATATCTTTAGGAATTTTAGTGGATGGAGTTTCTGAAGTAATAGATTTAAAACAGAAAGAACTTAATTCAAATCCAACAATATCTTCTGCAATAAGCTCTGAATATATAAAAGGGGTTTGTAAGTTAGAAGAAGGAGATAGACTTTTAACTTTGTTAAGTATAGAAAAAATTCTAGATTTGAAAAGCTAA
- a CDS encoding chemotaxis protein CheC: MSMKIEALTDSELDALKEVGNIGAGNAATALSQILSKRVDMTVPRARVLELTKVPELLGGEENLVIGVYLRIFGDIQGNIMFLLPVNSAETLVEMLLGAAEEEGVLGEISQSAITEVGNIITSSYLNALSAFSGLTVVPSTPSLAYDMAGAILSTILIELSEVSDYALLIETEFMGDGKTIDGNFFMLPDLDSLNVLLKSIGAKKHD; encoded by the coding sequence ATGTCAATGAAAATAGAAGCATTAACTGATTCAGAATTAGATGCATTAAAAGAAGTTGGGAATATTGGGGCTGGAAATGCTGCAACAGCATTATCACAAATATTGTCAAAAAGAGTAGATATGACAGTTCCAAGGGCAAGAGTTTTGGAATTAACAAAAGTTCCTGAGTTATTAGGTGGGGAGGAAAACTTAGTAATAGGGGTATATTTGCGTATTTTTGGAGATATACAAGGGAATATTATGTTTTTATTGCCAGTAAATAGTGCAGAAACATTAGTGGAAATGTTATTAGGAGCAGCTGAAGAAGAGGGGGTATTAGGAGAAATATCTCAATCTGCTATTACAGAAGTTGGGAATATTATTACCAGTTCTTATTTGAATGCTTTAAGTGCATTTTCTGGATTAACAGTGGTGCCATCAACACCATCACTAGCATATGATATGGCAGGAGCAATACTTAGCACTATTTTAATAGAACTAAGCGAAGTCAGTGATTATGCTTTATTAATTGAAACAGAATTCATGGGAGATGGAAAAACTATAGATGGGAACTTTTTTATGCTTCCAGATTTGGATTCTTTAAATGTACTATTAAAATCAATTGGAGCTAAAAAACATGACTGA
- a CDS encoding DUF342 domain-containing protein — protein sequence MKKYKVAGRNLETLLKKVAEKFKVNINEVGYNIIDKTNEKISLEVWKKKENITVKNEDEINKFKLNVSEEGVFLTIAEGNIDFNEVIEFIAEKDIEAPDMEQLSLAFENRRKKVKIAEFYEGIYKESEIEVEVSPDKMKAYIILSEPKGMNLPVKEKIKTKLLENKIIYGIKDQYIDELLKNKKFNIPHLVAEGDMPEDGIDGYIDYKVKSVNKRSLLKPMALEDGKVDFKQLEIIENVVEGQVLAVKIPAELGKNGKNIFAEEIKSKNGKDVPIKLGKNTKLSDSGFEIISKIDGMVSFSEGKLSVANVYATPEVGVLTGNIDFVGSVIVKGDVKDGYEIKADGNIEVVGNVEKAKLISTGDVVIRGSFFGKNIGKIESKGDIVVNFAESAIIESEKDVIGNEAFMNCKIFAHGKMKVIDKKGVIIGGKTSAGEGLEAINIGSHLAVKTEIEVGSNPKIVEKIKKLELELKESEKKMSQIDKNINLLNKLKMAMKESMPQDKLLLLKQLSTAKFSMSKHAKEIKYDIEENRKLSENIKDATVDVHGICYPGVKIKIRKGTYFVKEKIQNVRFYYENAEVKITALK from the coding sequence ATGAAAAAGTATAAAGTGGCAGGAAGAAACTTAGAAACATTATTAAAAAAAGTAGCTGAAAAATTTAAAGTAAATATAAATGAAGTTGGATATAATATTATAGATAAAACTAATGAAAAAATAAGTTTAGAAGTATGGAAGAAAAAAGAGAATATTACTGTAAAAAATGAGGATGAAATTAATAAGTTTAAATTAAATGTAAGCGAAGAGGGGGTCTTTTTAACAATTGCTGAAGGAAATATAGATTTTAATGAAGTTATAGAATTTATAGCAGAAAAAGATATAGAAGCTCCTGATATGGAACAATTAAGTCTTGCGTTTGAAAATAGAAGAAAAAAAGTAAAAATAGCTGAATTTTACGAAGGAATATATAAAGAATCAGAAATAGAAGTAGAAGTTTCTCCTGATAAAATGAAAGCTTATATTATACTTTCAGAACCCAAAGGAATGAATTTACCAGTAAAAGAAAAAATTAAAACTAAACTTTTAGAAAATAAAATAATTTATGGAATAAAGGATCAATATATAGATGAGCTTTTAAAAAATAAAAAATTTAATATACCGCATTTAGTTGCAGAAGGTGATATGCCAGAAGATGGAATTGATGGGTATATAGATTATAAAGTTAAATCTGTAAATAAACGTTCACTGTTAAAACCAATGGCTTTAGAAGATGGAAAAGTAGATTTTAAACAATTGGAAATAATAGAAAATGTGGTTGAAGGTCAAGTTTTAGCTGTAAAAATACCAGCAGAACTTGGAAAAAATGGAAAAAATATTTTTGCAGAAGAGATAAAATCAAAAAATGGGAAAGATGTACCAATAAAATTAGGAAAAAATACAAAATTGTCTGATTCTGGATTTGAAATTATTTCTAAAATAGACGGTATGGTTTCTTTTTCAGAAGGTAAATTAAGTGTTGCAAATGTATATGCTACACCAGAAGTTGGGGTATTAACTGGGAATATAGATTTTGTAGGAAGTGTGATAGTAAAAGGTGATGTAAAAGATGGATATGAAATAAAGGCTGACGGCAATATAGAAGTGGTTGGGAATGTAGAAAAAGCAAAACTTATTTCAACTGGAGATGTAGTTATAAGAGGAAGTTTTTTTGGAAAAAATATAGGGAAAATTGAATCTAAGGGTGATATAGTAGTAAATTTTGCAGAATCAGCTATTATAGAATCTGAAAAAGATGTAATAGGAAATGAAGCATTTATGAATTGCAAGATATTTGCACATGGAAAAATGAAGGTTATTGATAAAAAAGGAGTAATTATTGGAGGAAAAACTTCTGCTGGTGAGGGATTAGAAGCTATAAATATAGGCTCTCATTTAGCTGTAAAAACAGAGATTGAAGTGGGAAGCAATCCTAAAATAGTAGAAAAGATTAAAAAGTTAGAATTAGAATTAAAAGAGTCTGAAAAAAAGATGAGTCAAATAGATAAAAACATTAATTTGTTGAATAAATTAAAGATGGCTATGAAAGAAAGTATGCCACAAGATAAATTATTACTATTAAAACAGTTATCAACAGCAAAATTTTCTATGTCAAAACATGCAAAAGAAATAAAATATGATATAGAAGAGAACAGAAAATTATCTGAAAATATAAAAGATGCAACAGTAGATGTACATGGTATTTGTTATCCTGGTGTAAAAATAAAGATTAGAAAAGGGACATATTTTGTAAAAGAAAAAATACAAAATGTAAGATTTTATTATGAGAATGCAGAGGTAAAAATAACAGCACTAAAGTAG
- a CDS encoding helix-turn-helix domain-containing protein, which translates to MNDFFGVYLKEAREAKGITIEEIAKETKIQKRYLEALEAEEFEEIPGETYIRGFLKNYSTFVGLDVKEVIQKYEETKKTHVELEEEKIVKTIENNKKNFIIGGILLLVILIFIILFEISNKKEIKIGKKEVETSNIISKKVVEKKNSENGGNIKFKIVAFNLIKIKAEKKSWIVIMENKKNKFSGFLEKNKSINLKTKNKVIIKVYKKGKIIVDYNGKREDLGNDKKDIWKEF; encoded by the coding sequence ATGAATGATTTTTTTGGTGTTTATCTAAAGGAGGCAAGAGAAGCAAAAGGAATAACAATTGAAGAGATAGCAAAAGAGACAAAAATACAAAAAAGATATTTAGAGGCGTTAGAGGCAGAAGAGTTTGAAGAAATACCAGGGGAAACTTATATTAGGGGGTTTTTAAAAAATTATTCTACATTTGTAGGATTAGATGTAAAGGAAGTTATTCAGAAATATGAGGAAACAAAAAAAACTCATGTGGAGTTAGAAGAAGAAAAGATAGTAAAAACAATAGAAAATAATAAGAAAAATTTTATTATTGGTGGAATATTATTATTGGTAATATTGATTTTTATAATTTTATTTGAAATTTCAAATAAAAAGGAGATTAAAATTGGGAAAAAAGAGGTTGAAACTTCAAATATAATTAGTAAAAAAGTAGTTGAAAAAAAAAATAGTGAAAATGGTGGCAACATCAAATTTAAAATAGTCGCATTTAATTTGATAAAAATAAAAGCAGAAAAAAAAAGTTGGATAGTTATAATGGAAAATAAAAAAAATAAATTTTCTGGTTTTTTAGAAAAAAATAAAAGCATAAATCTAAAAACAAAAAATAAAGTTATTATTAAAGTATATAAAAAAGGCAAAATTATAGTTGATTATAATGGAAAAAGAGAAGATTTAGGAAATGATAAGAAAGATATTTGGAAGGAGTTTTAA
- a CDS encoding SpoIIE family protein phosphatase, protein MDLKKISIKNIVVIIVGIIYFVISYFMFTNIRNNYYKVLKSKFIDENKYSEKSAKEYVEKEKERLLTGARIIASDEQTYHAFKNNIYLKNKYVIFPKKIEIKTTKFTKYWQIKLANFQKNKLYGTGRGSEPIGVAFYSVTYKLMGNSSDFERKFIDNGNEKYIKDVIALKNLGGVGNTLIQKKENEFYIKALAPIGKDSRYFYSSPYGIVAVGERLNGDFLEKLKKAINREVILFNNNLIYSSTLFYDTNRYQNIRKNLEKTKENGESVVTILGKKYIIDCFPIYNYDKVVIGYIGVLDDFEVLNKLNLENKKLFLKIEIITFIILIMIIYFVLTSALRPLNKIIEVLHNIKEGNYKRRISNKGSFGEYRELVKGINEITNAVDIRENSLKKLNRELENRVMKRTKELNNKNYELAKAIVELRKKSRKINDEMEIAKKLHKEMSNFEKPNLKCINFLYKNYSVNGIGGDFIEILSIDENRYGVFFGDIAGHGVSAALMISALKFVIRTYFREYSSPKEALYSLNDIINKNFVDGITLSCSYFIFNKKNSEVLGSFASQEKVYIIGKDRIENIKNDAIILGVLSSSEIKERENLRFEDKKINLKLGEKLFLYTDGLVENGYIDRDDLEEKLRLLKKRSGNEILEKFDEEIKEILSFGIKDDTTILIIEKEC, encoded by the coding sequence ATGGATTTGAAAAAAATTAGTATTAAAAATATAGTTGTTATTATTGTAGGAATAATATATTTTGTTATTTCATATTTTATGTTTACAAATATTAGGAATAACTATTATAAAGTTTTAAAATCTAAATTTATTGATGAGAATAAGTATTCAGAAAAAAGTGCAAAGGAATATGTTGAAAAAGAAAAAGAAAGATTACTTACAGGTGCGAGAATAATAGCTTCTGATGAACAAACATACCATGCTTTTAAAAATAATATATATTTAAAAAATAAATATGTTATTTTTCCAAAGAAAATAGAGATAAAAACAACAAAATTTACTAAATATTGGCAAATAAAACTTGCTAATTTTCAAAAAAATAAATTATATGGGACTGGCAGAGGTTCGGAACCAATAGGAGTTGCATTTTATAGTGTTACATATAAATTAATGGGTAATTCTAGTGATTTTGAAAGAAAATTTATAGATAATGGAAATGAAAAGTATATAAAAGATGTGATTGCATTAAAAAATTTAGGAGGAGTAGGAAATACTTTAATACAAAAAAAAGAAAATGAGTTTTATATAAAAGCTTTAGCTCCAATAGGAAAAGATTCTAGATATTTTTATTCTTCGCCGTATGGAATAGTTGCTGTAGGAGAAAGATTAAATGGAGATTTTTTAGAAAAATTAAAAAAAGCAATAAATAGAGAAGTTATATTGTTTAATAATAACTTAATATACAGTTCAACATTATTTTATGATACAAATAGGTATCAAAATATTAGAAAAAATTTAGAAAAAACAAAAGAAAATGGAGAGTCAGTAGTAACAATATTAGGGAAAAAATATATAATCGATTGTTTCCCAATATATAATTATGATAAAGTAGTAATAGGATATATAGGAGTTTTGGATGATTTTGAAGTGCTAAATAAATTGAATTTGGAAAATAAAAAATTATTTTTAAAAATAGAGATTATAACATTTATTATATTAATAATGATAATTTATTTTGTATTAACATCTGCCTTAAGACCGCTAAATAAAATAATAGAAGTTTTACATAATATAAAAGAAGGGAATTATAAAAGAAGAATTTCAAATAAAGGTAGTTTTGGAGAATATCGAGAGTTAGTCAAAGGGATTAATGAAATTACAAACGCTGTAGATATAAGAGAAAATTCGTTAAAAAAATTAAACAGAGAGTTAGAAAATAGAGTGATGAAGAGGACAAAAGAATTAAATAATAAGAATTATGAATTAGCAAAAGCAATTGTAGAACTTAGAAAAAAAAGTAGAAAAATAAATGATGAAATGGAAATAGCTAAAAAATTACATAAAGAAATGTCTAATTTTGAAAAGCCAAATTTAAAATGTATAAATTTTTTATATAAAAATTATTCGGTAAATGGAATTGGTGGGGATTTTATTGAAATTTTGTCTATTGATGAAAATAGATATGGAGTATTTTTTGGAGATATAGCAGGGCATGGAGTTTCTGCTGCATTAATGATTAGTGCTTTGAAATTTGTAATAAGAACATATTTTAGGGAGTACAGTTCTCCAAAAGAAGCTTTATATTCTTTAAATGATATTATAAATAAAAATTTTGTAGATGGGATAACCCTTAGTTGTAGTTATTTTATTTTTAATAAAAAGAACAGCGAGGTGTTAGGATCTTTTGCATCGCAAGAAAAAGTATATATTATTGGAAAGGATAGAATAGAAAATATAAAAAATGATGCTATTATATTAGGTGTATTATCAAGTTCAGAAATAAAAGAAAGAGAAAACTTGAGATTTGAAGATAAAAAAATAAATTTGAAATTGGGAGAAAAACTATTTTTATATACAGACGGTTTGGTAGAAAATGGATATATTGATAGAGATGACCTTGAAGAAAAATTAAGATTATTGAAAAAGAGAAGTGGAAATGAAATTTTAGAAAAATTTGATGAAGAAATAAAAGAAATTTTAAGTTTTGGGATAAAGGATGATACAACTATTTTAATAATAGAAAAAGAATGTTAA